The Glycine max cultivar Williams 82 chromosome 3, Glycine_max_v4.0, whole genome shotgun sequence sequence CCCTAGATCAGTgagaacaaattataaaaaataaaatcaaagggTTCAACTATATAAATGTATATGGAATAAAAtgcaaaaatataagattttatttacaatttttaatttaaaaggaaatttattagtgaattttaaaaaatgagaggtACAAGTGCACACCCTTACCATAGTGTAGCTCAGTCACTGTCTCTTTAAGTACTTGATATATATGCTACATGAAGGCTTctgattaatttatttagatGACTACAAAGCTGGAGAAAATAAGTAGACAACTTTGCACCCGGTTTAACTTTATTGGAAATACATCATACTCCATAACTTGTTTTCAAATTGATTGTGACTCTGATTTCAGCTTTAATTCTTCTCAAAGGTTAACACCTGAAATTCAAGAATTTCATTACATTTGTAGTCTAATTTGGAACTTTAAATAATATAGCaagatgatattaaaaaaatcggACAATAGTCGAAGCTAGCGACAATTAATTAAGGATGTTTAATTATCTATTAAAAGATTATTGTACATGTTTTTGTTCcctacatatttttctttggagATAATTTTGTTTGGGACAAAATGTGAaatgaattatgattaatttttacattCACCTAATGAAGATTCAAAAAgttctattcttttttattttgtggggaaaaaacttcattttagcattcaaagaaaaatatattattattaattttgaagaggaaaaactatattattaattttgaaggGCAAAACTTCATGTACTTGTGAAATAATTCATGAAAAACATAAgacaaaagaataaattatatatgattctctaaaaaacataaaactatTATTTAGAACAATAAGCATTTTGTGTCCTATAGTAAAGTGTGGAGAATTAAATAAATCCAAATTCACTCACCAACAAGAAAGGCCTTTCTGATTTGATTAAGTTCCCTAGTTAGATCAACCATATCCATTCTTTCTTTTGGTGATTCCATAGAACAAGCAAGTCCAATCctaaaaagtgaaattaagcACTTCTTCCAATTGTTTCCTTCCAATGTTGCTTCATTTGTAGGGATGAGCCGTGGGTCCAAAATCTGCAAAAGATTATCAGGAAATGAAATTGCAACAAAGTTATGAATATTTTGACCATCTTCAAACATTTCGTCTGTGGGTCTTCTTCCAGTAAGCATTTCCAACAAAATAATTCCAAAGCTGTACACGTCACCATAAGTTGACACCTCAGAACCAACACCATACTCTgaaatatacataaaaactaTTAATACACAATACTAATAGCAAGttgacacaaaaaaaataattcagaaaACACTAGTTATTTCAAACTTAAAGAACATACCTGGAGGAGCATAGCCAACTGTTCCCTTTATTCCAATTGTACTTGTTTTCTTAGAAGTTGTACCATTGATGGTTGAGATAAGTCTTGCTATGCCAAAGTCACTCACATGAGCAATCATGTCATCATCGAGGAGGACATTGCTTGGCTTTAAATCACAATGAACGACCGATTGCTCACATTCATGATGAAGATAATTTAATGCAGAAGCGATATCAATCATGATATTTAATCTTTGATCAAGGTTTAATGCTCTCAAATGCTCTTGACTAAGTGCCCTCGGGTGCAGCCATTGTTCCAAGCTTCCATTTTTCATGTACTCAAAAATTAGAGCTTTAAATTCTTGACCTTTGTAATCTGTGCTGGAACAACATGTCAAAATCTGAACAAGATTTcgatgtttaatatttttaagcgCATTGCATTCTGCTATGAAACTCTTGTGAGCTCCTTTTCTCTTAAGGTTTAGGACCTTTATGGCAACAACATTGTTTTCTAACTCAAGAGTTCCTTTGTAGACAGAGCTAAAATTTCCAGACCCTATCAAGTTTGCTGTTGAGAACCCATCAGTTCCATTGTGTAGGCTTTGGTATGAAACTTTAGCCAGCAGGTCAAATGTTGGTGAATCCAAAGATGCTTTCTTGCTCCTCCTCATCCAGTAGATAGTTAGAATTATTAACAGTATTAGAAGAAAAGCAACCACACTAACCATCACTGCTATCAACCTAAACTTGTGGTGTTTTGCTAGTTTCTTGCCTTGGATGACAGGGCATGGTGGTAGATGCAGTTCTGAAATACCTCCACAAAGCTTGTTGTTTCCGGTAACCACAAACGTGCTTGCATTTCGAAAGACACCTTCAGTTGGTACATCACCATCCAACATGTTAAAAGACACATTCAAGTATTCCAAGACAAAAATGTTCTGCAGAACATTAGGAATTGATCCAGACAAGCGGTTTCTTGACAGGTCTAAATATCGAAGACTTTTGAGTGATGCCAAAGAGGATGGTATGTTTCCTTGTAAAGAATTCCCATCCAAATAGAGGTACTCCAACATTATGCATTCGCCAATTGTTCCAGGAATGTCACCAGACAAATGATTCTCATACATACCTAGCCAATTGAGATTTTTTAGGTTGCCAACTTCTTCTAGTATACTACCACTCAATGAATTTTGTGACAAATCCAAGGAGTTTGTAAGGGAAGAAAGATTAAAAATCTCAATAGGTATGGTTCCTATAAGGTTGTTTTGTGAAAGATTCAGATATTGTAACATTTGGCAGTTTCCTATGCTTGGAGGAATATTCCTTTCAAACATATTTGCTCCCATtgccaaataaaataattgactaAGGTTTCCTACAAAGGCTCCTATCTCTCCTAACAACTTGTTTGCACTTAAGTCTAACAATTGCATCTTTTGAAACATACCAAAAGTAGTTGGGATAATTCCACCAATGTTGTTGTTTTCCATCGTCAAGAGAATTAATCCAATTAGAAGATTCCCTAATTCCTCAGGGATTTCTCCTGATATCTGATTGCCTCCAAGATATAATTCACTTAGTTGGGTGGATAAATTGCCCAAGGAATTTGGCAAATGACCTCCAAAATTATTGTAGGATATTACTAGTATTTGCAACTTACTACAGTTTGTCAATGATTCTAAAAACTCTAAGTCATTAGATGAATTGTCACCTAAATTGTTAAAAGTCAAAGATAGATATTGAAGATCTTGTAACTTCCCAAGTCTTGGAACTTGTCCCATGAAATGGTTTCCGCCAATGTCAAGTTCTGTAAGGATAGATGCATTTGTGATGGAAGGTGGGATTGGACCTGAGATTTGATTACCACCGATATAAAGTTCTTGGAGATTGGGGAGGGTGTAGAACATGTTGGGAGGAAGAGAGccattaaattgattgtttgtgGCTGAGATTAGAGAAAGAGATGACATATTATAAAGACAAGAAGGAAATGTTCCACTCAGTTTGTTGTTACTCACATATACATTCGTCAAGCTTTTGAGACTGCACATTTCTTGTGGAATATGTCCCTCTAAGTTGTTGTCACCAACCCAAAGATCAGTTAGGGATGAAAAATTCCCTATGAACGATGGGATTCCTCCGATTAAACGGTTCTTACTCAGGACCAATTGTTGAAGCTTCTGAAGTGAGCCAAATTTCATTGGTATTTTGCCAATCAAATTGTTCCCACCTAAGTCTAAGACTTTGAGGCGAGTGCAACTTGCCAAATTTGTAGGAATTTTCCCTACTAATGTGTTATTATCCACATAGAGAATCTGTAGACGTGACAATTGTCCCAATTCTTGTGGGATTTTTCCATAGAAGCTGTTGTTTCCGAGATCCAAGCTTCTCATATAAGAGAGATTGCCTACGTGAGGGGATATGGTTCCCTTCAACTTGTATCCTAATAAGTTTAACTCTGTAACTCTTTGAAGTGTGGGATTACATATGATTCCATGCCAGTTACAGAAGTGAGCAGAATTATTCCAAGAGAGGAAAATTCCATATGGGTCGGTAGATATGGATTCCCTGAATTTGAGCAGTGCCAACTGATCCGTCTCATTTCCTAATGCAAAGGTAGACCATAGTGAATTTAAtgcaaagagagaaaacaagTGGGCATGTATAGATGAAAATGCTAGtaacatgaaagaaaaatacttCATTTTGATGAAGAATTGGAGGCTTCTTGATGGTGGTGTTTCTATTGTTAGATAGCTTTATATAGAGTATGGTAATTGGAGAAGAAGCCCGTGTTGTACCGTCTGGTGCTTTGGTTTCCATTACCAACATTAAATGTCAAGTCAATGGATAATTTATGTGGCAAGAAATAAATCCAATAAATGATAACTTTAACGTAAGAAACATGCTATTATTATGGAGAAAATCCTTCAGCAACTGCCTAACCAAAGTGCTTTTCTATTTGTATTGATAATTACccccaaaataataataaaattgtcatcatattgatatttaatatttattacttaaaaaaattgagtctaTAACAACTCGACCAACAACAACTTcttgctaaaaaaaaatcaaaaagcttttgtcaaatattataaaactatCGTTTgagttaaaatgataatttacaaATTTGGAAATAAAGCATAATAGAAAGCTATGTcaatttgaaaatcaatttttagtaaaaattagAAGTTCAACTTAGCAATGTAACCTTTCTCAATTATTCAATCGATCAGTTAGAGAAACATTTATACTCAAtttgaaacaaataatatatataattagaagatgaataataatattcaaGTTATTAactatacctttttttttataagacttgtttaaaattttgaaaaagtaaagatatataaaaaagaaagaaaatttgtgAAAATGTTAAGATATACGGTATTGAAGTTAAAAATTAGatgaaattagttaaaaataaaaataacatctatttttgtgtggatttatctctattttttaatttatttaaaaaataacatgtataaaataatattgaatttataatataaatagaaaataaattaagaaataatttatatttatgtatattaaagggtttaatatgtttttggttactaaagtttatttttaatatcacttttaatacttaaacaaaattttgattggtcttagtccaaatatttttcttccattaGCATTTTTTGTCCTTGCGATTAAGTATCACcgttaaataataatttgacatCCACATTAACATCCATGTAAATTGTCACATTATCAATTAGTCTAATGTGATattcatttgtaatttttttttgataaattatgtttttaatctctTATCTTTTCACAAAATTATCTTTTACGTCAACATTTTTTTGACTAGCTTTAGTTCTTCATCTTTTCAggaatatgattttaattaggGACGCTTATAGTTTGGTTTGAATGTGAAATAAAATCCGaatcaattgattttaataggttcaaatttcaatttttttcctaacttaaatcaaatcaaCTCGATAATAAACGATTTGATTCAGTTTTGGTCATTAGATATCCAATcatttttttctagaaaatagttttgaaaaaaacaaaaaaaaacaagattttaTCTTGGATTTTGACAAATGATGATGCCATAATATAATGTTATCAACATATTTAAATGTTATTCACTTATAACCAactaaataataacataaattataaaaaatagcacATGATCAATTTGATTACATCATAAAACTCcatctatatataataattaaaaagaaataaaataaattatccaaCACAAACCTTAATTCTGAAGACAAACTGAAGTGAAATATAATGAAAAGATTTAAAAGAGCACAATAGTAGgtaaattaaacattaaaaaaataaaaaaatagatatataattGGTTTGGTTCGGGTTTGAAATATGTGAATATAATATCAAAACCAATCAATATCGAATTTCAATTGATTTGATCTGGGTCCAAtctaaacaagaaaaataattgaactAATTTAATGGTTCAGTTTGAATTGTTGGATTTAT is a genomic window containing:
- the LOC100778093 gene encoding probable LRR receptor-like serine/threonine-protein kinase At3g47570, encoding MKYFSFMLLAFSSIHAHLFSLFALNSLWSTFALGNETDQLALLKFRESISTDPYGIFLSWNNSAHFCNWHGIICNPTLQRVTELNLLGYKLKGTISPHVGNLSYMRSLDLGNNSFYGKIPQELGQLSRLQILYVDNNTLVGKIPTNLASCTRLKVLDLGGNNLIGKIPMKFGSLQKLQQLVLSKNRLIGGIPSFIGNFSSLTDLWVGDNNLEGHIPQEMCSLKSLTNVYVSNNKLSGTFPSCLYNMSSLSLISATNNQFNGSLPPNMFYTLPNLQELYIGGNQISGPIPPSITNASILTELDIGGNHFMGQVPRLGKLQDLQYLSLTFNNLGDNSSNDLEFLESLTNCSKLQILVISYNNFGGHLPNSLGNLSTQLSELYLGGNQISGEIPEELGNLLIGLILLTMENNNIGGIIPTTFGMFQKMQLLDLSANKLLGEIGAFVGNLSQLFYLAMGANMFERNIPPSIGNCQMLQYLNLSQNNLIGTIPIEIFNLSSLTNSLDLSQNSLSGSILEEVGNLKNLNWLGMYENHLSGDIPGTIGECIMLEYLYLDGNSLQGNIPSSLASLKSLRYLDLSRNRLSGSIPNVLQNIFVLEYLNVSFNMLDGDVPTEGVFRNASTFVVTGNNKLCGGISELHLPPCPVIQGKKLAKHHKFRLIAVMVSVVAFLLILLIILTIYWMRRSKKASLDSPTFDLLAKVSYQSLHNGTDGFSTANLIGSGNFSSVYKGTLELENNVVAIKVLNLKRKGAHKSFIAECNALKNIKHRNLVQILTCCSSTDYKGQEFKALIFEYMKNGSLEQWLHPRALSQEHLRALNLDQRLNIMIDIASALNYLHHECEQSVVHCDLKPSNVLLDDDMIAHVSDFGIARLISTINGTTSKKTSTIGIKGTVGYAPPEYGVGSEVSTYGDVYSFGIILLEMLTGRRPTDEMFEDGQNIHNFVAISFPDNLLQILDPRLIPTNEATLEGNNWKKCLISLFRIGLACSMESPKERMDMVDLTRELNQIRKAFLVGVNL